TCACGGCGGTCGGCGCCGAGGTCGGCCAGACCGTCTCGCCGGGGCAGATGGTGGTGACGGTGGCGCGCTCGGATGCACGCGAGGCGGTCGTCGACGTTCCCGACCAGATGGCGACCAGTCTCCGCGACGGCGACGAATTCGAGGTGGCGTTGCAGATGCTGCCGTCGCTGCGGGTCAAGGCGCATGTCCGCGAGATCGCGCCGCAAGCAGACGCAGCGACGCGGACGCGGCGGGTGCGGCTGGCGCTGAGCGAGCCGCCGACGGCCTTCCGGCTCGGCTCGACGGTGACGGCGACACAGTTGTCGAAGACGGACGAAGCGATCGACCTGCCGCTGACAGCGCTGCTCGAAAAGGACGGCAAGAGCTTCGTCTGGGTTGTCGATCCCGGCGCCTCGACCGTCAGCCTGCAGGCCGTCGAGGTCAAGGCGAAGGGCGGCGCGAACTTCACCGCCGGCGGTATCAGCGCGGGCACGCGCGTGGTGACTGCGGGCGTGCGCAGCCTTGCCGAGGGCCAGAAAGTCAGAATTCCAGAGGGGGCGTAGGTGAAGGGTTTCAATCTTTCCGACTGGGCGCTGAACCACCGCTCCCTGGTCTGGTACTTCATGCTGATCTTCACCGTCGCGGGCGTCTTCGCTTATCTCAATCTCGGCCGCGAGGAAGACCCGAGCTTCACCATCAAGACGATGCTGATCCAGGCCAACTGGCCGGGCGCCTCGGTCGACGAGACGACGCGGCAGGTGACCGACAGGATCGAAAAGAAGCTCGAGGAGCTGGAGAGCCTCGACTTCAGCCGCAGCGTGACGACAGCCGGCCAGACGATCATCTTCGTCAATCTCAAGCCGACCACCAAGGCGCGCGACGTGGCCCCGACCTGGGTGCAGGTCCGCAACATGGTCAACGACCTCAGGCCAAACTTCCCGCAAGGGGTGCAGGGCCCGTTCTTCAACGATCGTTTCGGCGACGTGTTCGGCAACATCTATGCCTTCACCTCGGACGGGCTGTCGATGCGCCAGCTGCGCGACTATGTCGAGATGGTGCGCACACGCATCCTGACCATTCCCAATGCCGGCAAGGTCGAGCTCATTGGCGCGCAGGACGAGGTCATCTATCTTGAATTCTCGACGCGCCAGATCGCGGCACTCGGCCTCAACCAGCAAGCCGTGGTCGCCAGCCTGCAGGCGCAGAACGCGGTGTCGCCGTCGGGCGTGATCGAGGCCGGGCCGGAACGGATCGCTGTGCGCGTCGGTGGCCAGTTCGCCTCCGAGGAGAGCCTGAAGGCGATCAATCTCAGGGTCAACGACCGCTTCTTCCGCCTGAGCGACGTCGCCACCATCAGCCGCGGTTATCTCGATCCGCCGACCTCGCTGTTCCGGGTCAATGGCGAACCGGCGATCGGGCTGGCCATCGGCATGAAGCCGAACGCCAACCTGCTGGAGTTCGGCGACGCGCTGAAGGCGCTCATGGCGCAGGTAACCGGCGAATTGCCGGTCGGCGTCGGCGTGCACCAGGTCGCCGACCAGCCGGTCATCGTCGAACACGCGGTGTCGGGCTTCACCCGAGCGCTTTTCGAGGCCGTGGCAATCGTGCTCGCCGTGTCCTTCATCAGTCTCGGCATGCGCGCCGGCTTCGTCGTCGCGCTTTCGGTTCCGCTGGTGCTGGCCATCACCTTCCTGGTCATGGCCTATATGGGCATTTCGCTGCAGCGTATTTCCCTCGGCGCGCTGATCATCGCGCTCGGCCTGCTCGTCGACGACGCGATGATTGCCGTCGAGATGATGGTGGCGCGGCTGGAGGTCGGCGATTCGCTCCGAAAAGCCGCGACCTATGTCTACACCTCGACCGCGTTTCCGATGCTGACCGGCACGCTGGTGACGGTCGCCGGCTTCATCCCGATCGGCCTCAACACCAGCCAGGCAGGTGAATACACCTACACGCTGTTCGTCGTCATCGCCGTCTCGCTCCTGCTGTCTTGGATCGTGGCCGTGCTGTTTGCACCGCTGCTCGGCGTCACGCTGCTGCCCCCAACCATGAAGAAGCATGACGAGCGGCCGGGCCGATTTGCTGCGGGCTTCTCGCGCCTGCTGCGGCTTGCCGTGCGCCGCCACTGGCTGACCATCATCGCCACCATCGTCGCCTTCGTGCTGTCGGTGGTGGGGCTGACCTTCGTGCAGCAGCAGTTCTTCCCGCCGTCGGACAGGCCCGAGCTGATCGTCGACTGGAACCTGCCGCAAAACAGCTCGATCGCCGAGACACGTGCCCAGATCGAGCGCTTCGAGGAGATCGCGTTGAAGGGCAACGCCGACATCGACCACTGGAGCTCCTATATCGGCCAGGGCGCGGTGCGCTTCGTGCTGGCCTATGACGTGCAGCCGGCCAACCCCTATTTCGGCCAGACCGTGATCGTGACCAAGGATCTCGAGGCGCGGCACAGGGTGCAGCCCGCGATCGAAAAGATCCTGCGTGAGCAGTTCGTGGGCACCGACACCTACGTCAAGACGCTGGAGCTCGGCCCGCCAGTGGGCCGACCGGTGCAGTATCGCATCAGCGGTCCGGAGGTGCAGACTGTGCGGGCGCTGTCGCAGCAGCTCGCTGGGGTCATTTCGGCCAATCCCAAGCTGCAGGCGCCAAGCTTCGACTGGAACGAGCCGGAGCGCGTACTGAAGGTCGAGGTGCTGCAGGACAAGGCGCGGCAGCTCGGAATCACCTCCGAGGACATCGCCAGCGCCATGAACAGCGTCGTCGGTGGCGTGGCAATTACCCAGGTGCGCGACGCCACCTATCTGATCAATGTCGTGGTGCGGGCGCAGGATGCCGAACGCGGCTCGATCGAAACGCTGCGCAACCTGCAGATACCTACCGGAGGCGGCGAATCCATCCCGCTCGCGACGGTGGCCGACTTCCGCTACGAGATCGAGCAGCCGACGGTCTGGCGCCGCAGTCGCCTGCCCACGATCACCGTCAAGGCGGGCATGGTCGGCAACGCCCTGCCCGACACGGTGGTCGCCGAACTCAAGCCAGCGATCGACGCCTTCGCGGCCAAGCTGCCCGACGGCTACACGGTGGTGACCGGCGGTTCTGTCGAGGAAAGCGCCAACAGCCAGGGACCGATCATCGCCGTGGTGCCGCTGATGCTGTTCATCATGGCAACGGTGCTGATGCTGCAGCTGCAGAGCTTCCAGCGGCTGTTTTTGGTGGTGGCTGTCGCACCGCTCGGCCTGATCGGCGTGGTGGCAGCACTGCTGCCGACGGGCCAGCCGCTCGGCTTCGTTGCAATCCTCGGCGTTCTGGCGCTGGTCGGCATCCTCATCCGCAACTCGGTGATCCTGATCGTCCAGATCGAGGAGCTGATCGCCACAGGGACAGACAGGTGGCACGCGGTGATCGAGGCGTCGGAACACCGCATGCGGCCGATCGCCTTGACCGCCGCAGCCGCCAGCCTGGCGCTGATCCCGATCGCGCGCGAGGTGTTCTGGGCGCCGATGGCCTATGCGATGATGGGCGGCATCCTGGCCGGCACGGCAATCACGCTACTGTTTTTGCCGGCACTCTATGTCGCCTGGTTCAGGCTCAAGGAGCCGGACGAGGCCGGCAGCGCCACGACCGAAGCGATGGAACCACCGGCGGCGTAGGCGCCACCGGTGGCTGCCAGCCTATTGCGGCGGCAGCTGGGCGACGAAGTTCTTGATGAGAGCGGTCAGTTCATCCGGCTTTTCGACGCAGGGAATATGGCCGGCGCCGTCGATGATCTTGAAGCGCGAACCGGGGATGAGGTCGGCCAGGGCGCGCACCAGCGCCGGTGGCGTCGAGCCGTCCTGATCGCCGACGACGCAGAGCGTCGGCACAGCGATTGCCTTCGCCGCCTCGGTGTAGTCGGCGTCGCGCAGGGCAGCACAGGTGCCGGCGTAGCCCGCCACAGGCTGGCGCGTCAGCATGTTGCGGTAACCCGTGAGGTCGTCCTTGCGCTGCTCGTGGAACTCGGGCGTGAACCAAAGCTTCAGCACGGTGTCGACTATTGAGGCGATCCCATTTTTCTCGACGGCGGCGATGCGCGTGTTCCAGCTGTCGTCGGTGCCGATCTTGTGGGCAGTGTCGCAGAGCACCAGCGCGCGAACGAGATCTGGCCGCCTGGCGTAAAGGCCCTGGGCGATCATCCCGCCGACAGAGAGGCCGCAGATGATGGCGTCCTTGACGTTGAGATGGTCGAGCAGGCCTTCGAGATCGCCGATGTGGTCGTCCATCCGATACGGCGCGGTCCCGACATCGGAGAGGCCGTGTCCGCGCTTGTCGTAGGTGACGATCGGAAAGTCGCCGGCGAGGCGCACGATGACGTCGCGCCAGATGCGGAAATCGGTGCCGAGCGAATTGACGAAGACGAAGACCGGCTTGTTCGCAGGCCCGCCGATCAGCTGGTGATGCAGCGTGATGCCGCCGATTTCAGTAAATTGCACGGATAGTCTCCTCGTCGCGAGGTCATGGACATGGGGGCCTAGAAGTCGCCCGTCAGGCCGGCGCGGTCAAGCCGCGAGGCCTCCGCCGAGCGCGGCCGAGAGCCGCGCCCCCTCGCAATGGCAAGGTGCATCCGCTACATAAGCTGTAAGCTTGAAATGAGGATGTGATGGCCGAGAAGACCGAAGGGCGAAAGACGATCGTTTTGACCGGAGCCAGCCGCGGCATCGGCCATGCGACGGTGAAGCGCTTTTCGCGCGAGGGCTGGCGCGTCATCACCTGTTCGCGCCAGGCATTTTCAGACGATTGCCCGTGGCCGGCGGGTCCGGACGATCACATCAAGGTCGACCTCGCCGACCAAGGCGATGTCGGCAGCGCCGTGTCCGAAATCCGCCAGCGCCTGGAAAAGGAAGGCGGACTGCTGCATGCACTCGTCAACAACGCCGGCATCTCGCCCAAGCACAAGGGTGGCGGCCGGATGAACTCGATCGACACGCCGATGCATGTCTGGCGCGACGTGTTCCAGGTCAATTTCCTGGCGCCGATCATGCTGGCGCGCGGCCTGTTCAAGGAACTGGCGGCTGCCAAGGGCTCGGTGGTCAACGTGACCTCGATCGCCGGCACCCGCGTCCATCCCTTCGCCGGCACGGCCTATGCCACGTCCAAGGCAGCACTCGGCGCGCTGACCCGCGAGATGGCCGCCGACTTCGGCCCGCACGGCATCCGTGTCAACGCCATTGCACCCGGCGAGATCGACACTGCGATCCTGTCGCCGGGGACCGAAAAGATCGTCGAGACGATCCCGATGCGCCGGCTCGGCCTGACGTCGGAAGTCGCCGACATCATCTATTTCCTGTGCTCGGGCCAGGCATCCTATGTCACGGGCTCCGAAATCCATATCAACGGCGGCCAGCACGTTTGAGGGCATTTGCCTTCTCTCTATGGGAGAAGGCCTGCCGCGCACCCAAACGAAAAAGCCCGCCGGATGGCGGGCTTTTTGCTGTCACCTGGATGAACCGTCGATCAGGCCTTTACCTGCTTCGCCGCCTCGTCGAGCGACTTCTCGACGGCGTCGAAGATGTCGTCGACCTGCTTGTCGTTGATGATCAGCGGCGGGCAGAAGGCAAGCGCGTCACCCATGTTGCGGGAGATGATGCCGTTCTGCTGCAGGATGCCGTTGACGAGGCCGCCAAGTGCGCCGACGGAGCCCCATGGCGCCTTTGTTGCCTTGTCGGTGACCAACTCCATGGCGCCGATCAGGGCGACACCACGGACCTCGCCGACGAGATCGTGCGAGGCGATTTTCGCCAGGCGCTTCTGCATGTGAGCGCCGACCTCGCGGGCATTGGCGACAAGGTTGCGTTCCTCGATGATCTTGAGATTTTCGAGCGCAACGGCTGCAGCGACCGGATGGCCGCCGGCGGTGAAGCCGTGGCCGAAGGTGCCGATGCGGTTGCTTTCGTCGGCGATCGGTTCGAACACCTTGTCGTTGATCATCAGCGCCGATATCGGCAGATAAGACGACGAGATCTGCTTCGACATGACCATGATGTCGGGCTGCATGGCGTAGGTCTCTGAGCCAAACATGTTGCCGGTGCGACCGAAGCCGCAGATGACTTCGTCGGCGACGAGCAGGATGTCGTACTTCTTGAGAACGGCCTGGATCTTTTCCCAGTAACCCGCCGGCGGCACGACGACGCCGCCCGCACCCATGACCGGCTCGCCGAACATGGCGGCGATGGTCTCAGGGCCTTCAGCCAGGATCAGCTTTTCCAGATCGTCGGCGAGACGGGTCGAGAACTGCTGCTCGGTCTCGCCAGGCAGCGCCTCGCGCCAGTGATGTGGCGACGAGGTGTGCAGCACATTGGCGATCGGCAGGTCGAAGGACAGATGGTTGTTGGGCAGGCCTGTGAGGCTTGCCGAAGCAATGGTGACGCCGTGATAGGCGCGCTTGCGCGAAATGATCTTCTTGCGCTCAGGCTGGCCGAGCGCATTGGAGCGGAACCAGATCATCTTCATGGCCGTATCGTTGGCCTCGGATCCGGAATTGGTGAAGAACGCTTTGCTCATCGGCACCGGCGCCATCGTCACCAGCTTCTCGGCGAGGTCGATCAGCGGCGAGTGACCCTTGTGGGTGAAGCTGTGATAGTAGGGCAGCTTGGCCATCTGCTTCGTCGCCGCATCGACGAGACGCTTCTCCGAGAAACCGACGCCGACGCTCCACAGCCCCGACATCGCCTCGATGTAGCGCTTGCCCGAGATGTCCTCGACATAGATGCCATCGCCCTTTTCGATGATCAGCGGCCCGACCTCCTGGTGGCGGCGGGCATTGGTGTAGGCGTGCATATGGAATTTCTTGTCGCGCGCCTCGGGCGAATTCGGCTGGCTGTCCATTGTCGTTCCTCACTGGATGAAGCGTCGCCGGCAGGGCGACGATGTCGTCGATCTTGCGATGGCAGTCAGCGACCGCTTGCAAAATCCGCAAATTGTTGTTTGATGCATCATGTTTTTCGCGTGGACCAATGTCAAGGGCCAGAGGGGCGGCAGGGGCAGGCCAGACAAGGCCACAGCGCTCTGCATGCCCAGTCCCGACAAAGGAGCACACGGCCTAAGTCCGGCCATAGGCAACGGCGATGTCGTGCAAGGCTGGGACCATGAACGGATGGGCGAAGGGAACCGATGAACGAAGGCTTCGCCTTGCAGATGGTTGAGCACGACAATCTCGGCGAGATTGTCTACGGCCAGCTGTCGGATGCGCTGATCAAGGGACGCTTCGCGCCCGACGCGCGGCTGACGATCCGCGACCTGGCGCAGTCTCTGGGCACATCGGTGACGCCAGTGCGCGACGCCATCCTGCGCCTGATCCAGGACGAGGCGCTGGTGCAGAAGTCGGCACGCGAGGTACGCGTGCCCGTCATGACGCTGGCGCGCTATCTCGAAATCCGCCAGATCAGGATGAAGCTGGAGGGGCTTGCCGCGCGCGAGACGGCGCTGAAGGCAGAGGCCAGGGACATCTCCCGGCTGCGCGAACTGATCGCGCGCAACGAACAGGCTATCGCCGGCGGCGATTGGCCGACAGCACTGGAGCTCAACCAGACCTTCCATTTCGCGCTGGCCGAAATCGCCAGCATGACTGTGCTGCGCGGCATCCTCAACCGGCTGTGGCTGCAGATGGGCCCGATGATCGCGGCGTCCTACCAGCATGGCGGGCGGGCGATGATCGACCACCACCACGTGATCCTCGCCGCCATCGAAGCCCGCGACGCCGACGGGGCCGAGCGCGCCATCGTCGACGACATCAGGGGCGCGAGTTCGGTCATCATCGAGCAACTCGCTGCGCTGAAGCCTGCCGAGGGTGCGGCCTGACCATGGAGACGGTCGACTGCATCATCGCCGGTGCCGGCGTCATCGGCCTTGCCGTGGCGCGAGAACTGAGCCGACTTGGCATGGAGACGATCGTCGTCGAGGCGGCCGATGCCATCGGCACCGAAACCAGTTCACGCAACTCGGAAGTGATCCACGCCGGCATCTACTATCCCCCGGGGAGCCTGAAGGCTGAGCTGTGCGTCGCCGGTCGCGACAAGCTCTATGCCTATGCCGCCGAGCGCGGCGTCCCGCACAAGCGCTGCGGCAAACTGATCGTGGCGACGCTTGCGGAGCAGGTGTCAACGCTGAAAGGCATCGTCGACCAGGCGCGGGCCAACGGCGTTGACGACCTCGTCCTGCTCGACGCCGCAGGAGCCCGGGCAATGGAGCCGTCGCTTGCCTGCCACGCCGCGGTGCTGTCGCCATCGACCGGCATCGTCGACAGCCATGCGTTGATGCTGTCGCTGCTCGGCGAAGCCGAAGGGCACGGCACCATGCTCAGCCTCAACACCGAAATCGTATCAGGCCGGCTCGAGGCGGGCCGCTTCGTGCTGCAGACGCTGGACAGCTCAAACGGCATGAGCTTCGAGATCACGGCGCGGCATTTCGTCAACGCCGCCGGCCTCGGCGCCAACAGGCTCGCGGCGTCGCTGGACGGGCTCGACCCACGGTTCGTGCCTGAGCTTCGCTATGCCAGGGGCAACTACTTCTCGGTGACGGGCAAGCCGGCCTTCTCCCGGCTGATCTATCCGGTGCCGGAGCCGGGCGGGCTGGGCATACACCTGACGCTCGACCTCAATGGCGCCATGCGCTTCGGCCCCGACGTCGAGTGGATCGAGACGAAGGACTATTCGGTCGACCCGTGCAGGGCCGACCATTTCTATGGCGAAATCCGCAAATACTGGCCTGCCCTCGCCGACGACAGCCTGAGCCCGACCTACAGCGGCATCCGCCCCAAGCTTGCCGGCCCTGGCGAGCTCGTTGCCGATTTCGTCATCCAGGGACCCGAGGTCCATGGCGTCGTCGGACTGGTCAACCTGTTCGGCATCGAAAGCCCGGGGCTGACCTCTTCGCTGGCGATCGCCGAACTGGTGGCAGAGAAGCTGAAGCGAACCTATGTCTAACGTACCATTCAAGGCGTGACCCGCCGCCCGGCGAGGACGCCGACCCCATCTTCACCCGCTCACGAACGACCCCAGCAAGGACGAAAGCATGTACCCCGAAGTGAAACTGTTCATCGACGGCAAGTGGACGGCTGCCGAAGGCGGCAAGACCATCGACGTCTACAATCCCGCCACCAACGAGGTGATCGGCAAGGTCGCCTCGGCCGGCAAGGGCGACCTCGACCGTGCGCTCGCCGCCGCCGAGCGCGGCTTCAAGATCTGGCGCAAGGTGTCGCCTTACGACCGCTCCAAGGTGTTGCGCCGCGCCGCAGACCTGTTGCGCGAACGCGCCGATGCGATCGCCGCACTTCTGACGCAGGAACAAGGCAAGCCGGTCGGCGAGGCCAAGATGGAGGTCCTGTCCTCGGCCGACCTGTTCGACTGGTTCGCCGAAGAAGGCCGCCGCACCTATGGCCGCGTCATTCCGGCCCGCGCGCCCGGCATCCAGCAGATCGTCGTCAAGGAACCGGTCGGCCCTGTCGCCGCATTCACGCCGTGGAACTTCCCGATATCGCAGGCGGCGCGCAAGATCGGCGCAGCCCTTGCCACCGGCTGCTCGATCATCGTCAAGCCGCCGGAAGAGACGCCAGCCTCGCCTGCCTGCCTCGGCGACGTGTTCAGGGATGCCGGCCTGCCCGACGGCGTGCTCAACCTCGTCTATGGCAACCCACCCGAAATCTCCGGCTACCTCGTGCCGCATCCTGTCATCCGCAAGGTGTCGTTCACCGGCTCGGTGCCGGTCGGCAAGCATCTCGCAGCCCTCGCCGGCACCCACATGAAGCGTGCGACGATGGAGCTTGGCGGCCATGCCCCGGCGATGGTGTTCGACGACGCCGACATCGACCAGGCGGCAGCAACGCTTGCCGCCTCGAAGTTCCGCAACGGCGGCCAGGTCTGCGTGTCGCCGACACGCTTCCTGGTCCAGGAAGGCTCCCACGACCGCTTCCTTGGTAAGTTCGTCGACTACGCCAAGTCGGTGAAGGTCGGCGACGGCCTGGAGGCGAGCAGCCGCATGGGCCCGCTGGTCAATGAACGCCGGCTGGAGGCCGTCGAGGCGCTGATCAACGAGGCGGTGGCCGACGGCGCAAAGCTCGAGACCGGTGGCAAGCGCATCGGCAACAAGGGCTCGTATTTCGAGCCGACGGTGCTGTCGGGCGTGCGCACCGACATGCGCATCATGAATGAGGAGCCATTCGGCCCGGTTGCGCTGGTGATGCCGTTCAAGACTTTCGAGGACGTCGTGACCGAGGCCAACCGCCTGCCCTACGGGCTTGCGGCCTATGCCTTCACCAAGTCGAACAAGACGGTGACCGACCTCGGTGCCGAGATCGAAACCGGCATGCTGACGATCAACCATCTCGGCCTTGCTCT
The nucleotide sequence above comes from Aminobacter aminovorans. Encoded proteins:
- a CDS encoding efflux RND transporter periplasmic adaptor subunit, producing MRFKTSMLALVSLLALAACSEAEAPPPEVIRPVLSTVVEPHGQTAQGFAGTIQPEFSADLAFRLLGRLVARDVGVGDMVTKGETLAAIDPLALELAAQAARADLTTAEAQFANAAASEERQRSLLAESNTSQAVYDSAKQALDSAAANVERTRAALAKSEEQLGYARLFSDFDGIVTAVGAEVGQTVSPGQMVVTVARSDAREAVVDVPDQMATSLRDGDEFEVALQMLPSLRVKAHVREIAPQADAATRTRRVRLALSEPPTAFRLGSTVTATQLSKTDEAIDLPLTALLEKDGKSFVWVVDPGASTVSLQAVEVKAKGGANFTAGGISAGTRVVTAGVRSLAEGQKVRIPEGA
- a CDS encoding efflux RND transporter permease subunit: MKGFNLSDWALNHRSLVWYFMLIFTVAGVFAYLNLGREEDPSFTIKTMLIQANWPGASVDETTRQVTDRIEKKLEELESLDFSRSVTTAGQTIIFVNLKPTTKARDVAPTWVQVRNMVNDLRPNFPQGVQGPFFNDRFGDVFGNIYAFTSDGLSMRQLRDYVEMVRTRILTIPNAGKVELIGAQDEVIYLEFSTRQIAALGLNQQAVVASLQAQNAVSPSGVIEAGPERIAVRVGGQFASEESLKAINLRVNDRFFRLSDVATISRGYLDPPTSLFRVNGEPAIGLAIGMKPNANLLEFGDALKALMAQVTGELPVGVGVHQVADQPVIVEHAVSGFTRALFEAVAIVLAVSFISLGMRAGFVVALSVPLVLAITFLVMAYMGISLQRISLGALIIALGLLVDDAMIAVEMMVARLEVGDSLRKAATYVYTSTAFPMLTGTLVTVAGFIPIGLNTSQAGEYTYTLFVVIAVSLLLSWIVAVLFAPLLGVTLLPPTMKKHDERPGRFAAGFSRLLRLAVRRHWLTIIATIVAFVLSVVGLTFVQQQFFPPSDRPELIVDWNLPQNSSIAETRAQIERFEEIALKGNADIDHWSSYIGQGAVRFVLAYDVQPANPYFGQTVIVTKDLEARHRVQPAIEKILREQFVGTDTYVKTLELGPPVGRPVQYRISGPEVQTVRALSQQLAGVISANPKLQAPSFDWNEPERVLKVEVLQDKARQLGITSEDIASAMNSVVGGVAITQVRDATYLINVVVRAQDAERGSIETLRNLQIPTGGGESIPLATVADFRYEIEQPTVWRRSRLPTITVKAGMVGNALPDTVVAELKPAIDAFAAKLPDGYTVVTGGSVEESANSQGPIIAVVPLMLFIMATVLMLQLQSFQRLFLVVAVAPLGLIGVVAALLPTGQPLGFVAILGVLALVGILIRNSVILIVQIEELIATGTDRWHAVIEASEHRMRPIALTAAAASLALIPIAREVFWAPMAYAMMGGILAGTAITLLFLPALYVAWFRLKEPDEAGSATTEAMEPPAA
- the pcaD gene encoding 3-oxoadipate enol-lactonase — translated: MQFTEIGGITLHHQLIGGPANKPVFVFVNSLGTDFRIWRDVIVRLAGDFPIVTYDKRGHGLSDVGTAPYRMDDHIGDLEGLLDHLNVKDAIICGLSVGGMIAQGLYARRPDLVRALVLCDTAHKIGTDDSWNTRIAAVEKNGIASIVDTVLKLWFTPEFHEQRKDDLTGYRNMLTRQPVAGYAGTCAALRDADYTEAAKAIAVPTLCVVGDQDGSTPPALVRALADLIPGSRFKIIDGAGHIPCVEKPDELTALIKNFVAQLPPQ
- a CDS encoding SDR family NAD(P)-dependent oxidoreductase — encoded protein: MAEKTEGRKTIVLTGASRGIGHATVKRFSREGWRVITCSRQAFSDDCPWPAGPDDHIKVDLADQGDVGSAVSEIRQRLEKEGGLLHALVNNAGISPKHKGGGRMNSIDTPMHVWRDVFQVNFLAPIMLARGLFKELAAAKGSVVNVTSIAGTRVHPFAGTAYATSKAALGALTREMAADFGPHGIRVNAIAPGEIDTAILSPGTEKIVETIPMRRLGLTSEVADIIYFLCSGQASYVTGSEIHINGGQHV
- a CDS encoding aspartate aminotransferase family protein, whose translation is MDSQPNSPEARDKKFHMHAYTNARRHQEVGPLIIEKGDGIYVEDISGKRYIEAMSGLWSVGVGFSEKRLVDAATKQMAKLPYYHSFTHKGHSPLIDLAEKLVTMAPVPMSKAFFTNSGSEANDTAMKMIWFRSNALGQPERKKIISRKRAYHGVTIASASLTGLPNNHLSFDLPIANVLHTSSPHHWREALPGETEQQFSTRLADDLEKLILAEGPETIAAMFGEPVMGAGGVVVPPAGYWEKIQAVLKKYDILLVADEVICGFGRTGNMFGSETYAMQPDIMVMSKQISSSYLPISALMINDKVFEPIADESNRIGTFGHGFTAGGHPVAAAVALENLKIIEERNLVANAREVGAHMQKRLAKIASHDLVGEVRGVALIGAMELVTDKATKAPWGSVGALGGLVNGILQQNGIISRNMGDALAFCPPLIINDKQVDDIFDAVEKSLDEAAKQVKA
- a CDS encoding GntR family transcriptional regulator, whose protein sequence is MNEGFALQMVEHDNLGEIVYGQLSDALIKGRFAPDARLTIRDLAQSLGTSVTPVRDAILRLIQDEALVQKSAREVRVPVMTLARYLEIRQIRMKLEGLAARETALKAEARDISRLRELIARNEQAIAGGDWPTALELNQTFHFALAEIASMTVLRGILNRLWLQMGPMIAASYQHGGRAMIDHHHVILAAIEARDADGAERAIVDDIRGASSVIIEQLAALKPAEGAA
- a CDS encoding NAD(P)/FAD-dependent oxidoreductase is translated as METVDCIIAGAGVIGLAVARELSRLGMETIVVEAADAIGTETSSRNSEVIHAGIYYPPGSLKAELCVAGRDKLYAYAAERGVPHKRCGKLIVATLAEQVSTLKGIVDQARANGVDDLVLLDAAGARAMEPSLACHAAVLSPSTGIVDSHALMLSLLGEAEGHGTMLSLNTEIVSGRLEAGRFVLQTLDSSNGMSFEITARHFVNAAGLGANRLAASLDGLDPRFVPELRYARGNYFSVTGKPAFSRLIYPVPEPGGLGIHLTLDLNGAMRFGPDVEWIETKDYSVDPCRADHFYGEIRKYWPALADDSLSPTYSGIRPKLAGPGELVADFVIQGPEVHGVVGLVNLFGIESPGLTSSLAIAELVAEKLKRTYV
- a CDS encoding NAD-dependent succinate-semialdehyde dehydrogenase → MYPEVKLFIDGKWTAAEGGKTIDVYNPATNEVIGKVASAGKGDLDRALAAAERGFKIWRKVSPYDRSKVLRRAADLLRERADAIAALLTQEQGKPVGEAKMEVLSSADLFDWFAEEGRRTYGRVIPARAPGIQQIVVKEPVGPVAAFTPWNFPISQAARKIGAALATGCSIIVKPPEETPASPACLGDVFRDAGLPDGVLNLVYGNPPEISGYLVPHPVIRKVSFTGSVPVGKHLAALAGTHMKRATMELGGHAPAMVFDDADIDQAAATLAASKFRNGGQVCVSPTRFLVQEGSHDRFLGKFVDYAKSVKVGDGLEASSRMGPLVNERRLEAVEALINEAVADGAKLETGGKRIGNKGSYFEPTVLSGVRTDMRIMNEEPFGPVALVMPFKTFEDVVTEANRLPYGLAAYAFTKSNKTVTDLGAEIETGMLTINHLGLALPETPFGGVKDSGYGSEGGTEALEAYLVTKFVTQSAV